In Electrophorus electricus isolate fEleEle1 chromosome 18, fEleEle1.pri, whole genome shotgun sequence, one genomic interval encodes:
- the odf3l2a gene encoding outer dense fiber protein 3-like protein 2a produces the protein MAEVARKRPLIAARVTGPGPGRYVLPPTIGYVNHDYTKPSSPAYSFHSRLSSNMVSVDSSPGPLYHVDSKITRFGRDGIPSYSMLGRKKLGAETFQTPGPGAYSPEKVPLLNNHRQPPSYTMAFRTRYRCTDPVPAPNRYTLPNLMGSRVPNKCSSASYSMLARRKPGGPSEDLALTPGPGHYNSTDPSVYLCRQPSFSIQSRHSIPTDTMWTPGPGTHSPERVTAHLPRPPSFSLGVRHTEFVTPLVVDVID, from the exons ATGGCTGAGGTGGCGAGAAAGCGGCCTCTCATAGCTGCCAGGGTGACGG GGCCTGGACCGGGGCGGTATGTTCTTCCCCCAACCATCGGCTACGTGAACCACGACTACACCAAGCCCAGCAGTCCGGCGTATTCCTTCCACAGCCGCTTGagcagcaaca TGGTATCTGTAGACTCCAGTCCTGGCCCTCTGTATCATGTGGATTCTAAAATCACTCGCTTTGGACGAGACGGCATTCCATCTTACTCCATGCTGGGCAGGAAGAAGCTCGGGG CTGAGACCTTCCAAACTCCTGGTCCAGGAGCCTACAGTCCAGAGAAGGTCCCCCTGTTGAACAACCACCGCCAGCCGCCCTCCTACACCATGGCCTTCCGCACCCGCTACCGCTGCACGGACCCGGTGCCTGCCCCCAACCGCTACACCCTCCCCAACCTTATGGGCTCGCGTGTGCCCAACAAGTGCTCCAGCGCAAGCTACTCCATGCTGGCACGCAGGAAACCCGGAGGGCCGTCAGAGGACCTGGCCCTGACGCCTGGCCCAGGGCACTACAACAGTACGGACCCCAGTGTCTATCTGTGCCGGCAGCCGTCTTTCTCCATCCAGAGCCGCCACAGCATCCCCACCGACACCATGTGGACGCCTGGCCCGGGAACTCACAGCCCGGAGAGGGTCACGGCGCACCTGCCTCGGCCGCCGTCTTTCTCGCTGGGAGTTCGGCACACAGAGTTTGTCACACCACTTGTTGTAGATGTCATTGACTGA